One region of Chaetodon auriga isolate fChaAug3 chromosome 5, fChaAug3.hap1, whole genome shotgun sequence genomic DNA includes:
- the LOC143321186 gene encoding uncharacterized protein LOC143321186: MSLFRDMSGGGRVARSRLMRMQRRARIMTVEWMGICGRTDEHGSVLSLARLCLLSISNNIRMWVKDYDDNYLDHYNFRHIMGPFNVLSGEMVQELTSLLCTRRLLSRAALHLLLVPQLRHLSLKSDPSLVNSTLCGHIAARCQGLWSLDLSGIQKLPSKVLCETLCCLPALRSLSLAGAPCDRSVISTITRHCRLLRYLDVSRCLLLSPAALLPLGIGASLSSSGCSSKSSCHCTATSQSVFPPSCSAPLPLSTLLALDIGPGGQEGDSVAAAAFLLLSLPFLEKVAMEGLTQACRLIQHSEFDQTNGFTDREGVPRLGEVWGGWRHRQGGDSWRKKREGAAADEENEDEERFLWEGCGSESEEDASRDEGPSCCQDQAEEERRGRVSSLSGDERVILRLKDVQGLSCDSLDSLSSLCPNIYSVSVNADDCDNARGRSTGSLLAAGLQPWSGQLQSLSLHYSGPLEDLLPALQVAGSSLLSLTLEGVKTSPHTPLLEVIKACPELRDLVICAEPPATQLELRNEDQWVNWDLPRLPNLCSLTLRFSYEHSQMKPVMSWMSLRMVLKCLLAGSPLLEKLSLVSLPCPLSDVLQDVMHTEASDPHLSADSTGLPPIPLGRVRHIDLSRTDVTIITVKRVIQRSKTLKYVNLSYCWQISDHERWDIKRISKAEIVWM; this comes from the exons ATGTCTCTGTTTCGGGATATGTCAGGAGGTGGAAGGGTGGCTCGATCCCGCCTGATGAGGATGCAGAGGAGGGCGAGGATTATGACTGTGGAGTGGATGGGGATCTGCGGGAGGACAGACGAGCACGGCTCCGTCCTTTCACTGGCACGGCTGTGTCTGTTGAGCATTTCTAACAACATCAGGATGTGGGTGAAAGACTATGACGACAACTACCTGGATCATTACAACTTCAGACACATCATGGGGCCTTTCAACGTACTGT CGGGTGAGATGGTGCAGGAGCTGACGTCGCTGCTGTGCACCAGAAGGCTGTTGTCCCGAGcagccctccacctcctgctggtCCCCCAGCTCCGTCACCTGTCTCTGAAAAGCGATCCCAGTCTGGTCAACTCCACTCTCTGTGGCCACATTGCTGCACGCTGTCAG GGTCTGTGGAGTCTGGACCTATCTGGAATTCAGAAGCTGCCTTCAAAGGTCCTGTGTGAGACCCTCTGCTGTCTACCTGCCCTGCGCTCGCTCTCTCTGGCTGGTGCACCTTGTGACAGAAGTGTCATCAGCACGATTACCCGCCACTGTCGTTTGCTGCGCTATCTAGACGTATCCcgctgtcttctcctctctcctgctgcacTACTTCCTCTTGGAATTGGGGCTTCCCTTTCATCGTCTGGCTGTTCTTCTAAGTCATCTTGTCACTGCACCGCCACATCCCAATCTGTTTTTCCCCCTTCTTGCTCTGCACCTCTGCCCCTCAGCACACTCCTGGCTCTGGATATTGGCCCTGGGGGACAAGAGGGAGACTCTGTGGCGGCAgcagccttcctcctcctctccctgccctTCCTGGAGAAAGTGGCCATGGAAGGCCTTACACAGGCCTGCCGTCTCATCCAGCACAGTGAGTTTGACCAGACCAATGGGTTCACTGACAGAGAAGGAGTTCCCAGGCTGGGGGAggtgtggggggggtggaggCACAGACAGGGCGGGGACAgttggaggaaaaagagagaaggagcagcagcagatgaagaaaatgaggatgaggagaggttCTTGTGGGAGGGGTGTGGTAGTGAGAGTGAGGAAGATGCAAGCAGAGATGAAGGGCCTAGCTGTTGTCAGGAccaagcagaggaagaaaggcGAGGAAGAGTTTCGTCTCTCTCAGGTGATGAACGTGTGATCCTGCGCCTGAAGGACGTCCAGGGCTTATCATGTGACTCTCTGGACAGTTTAAGCAGTTTATGTCCAAACATCTACTCCGTATCTGTGAATGCTGATGATTGTGACAATGCTAGAGGAAGAAGCACGGGGTCCCTCTTAGCTGCAGGCCTCCAGCCGTGGTCAGGCCAGCTGCAGAGCCTCTCACTACACTACTCAGGCCCTCTGGAAGACCTCCTTCCTGCCTTGCAAGTAGCAGGCTCGTCCTTGCTCTCTCTCACCCTGGAGGGGGTGAAAACCAGCCCTCACACTCCTCTGCTGGAGGTCATCAAGGCATGTCCAGAACTCAGAGACCTGGTCATCTGTGCTGAGCCTCCTGCCACGCAACTGGAACTGAGAAACGAGGATCAGTGGGTCAACTGGGATCTTCCACGGCTGCCTAACCTatgctctctcacactcag ATTCTCCTACGAGCACAGCCAAATGAAGCCTGTCATGTCCTGGATGTCTTTAAGGATGGTGCTCAAGTGTCTCCTGGCCGGTTCTCCTTTACTGGAGAAGCTCTCACTGGTCTCCCTGCCGTGCCCTCTGTCCGACGTTTTACAGGATGTAATGCACACAGAGGCCTCGGACCCGCATCTCTCTGCAGAT